A region of Diospyros lotus cultivar Yz01 chromosome 3, ASM1463336v1, whole genome shotgun sequence DNA encodes the following proteins:
- the LOC127796603 gene encoding scarecrow-like protein 33 isoform X1 — MGIRITKVSMDLHHWSFSGSTDGCESKQESVSAYSDPNSITGFQLEDVNRQYEYSNVLPISDGPAPAIHSTDLSVSCSGDSAEKYDFCDSVLKYIDQVLMEDDMEDKASMFEDSTLHAAEKCFYDILNERYPSLPNLVMPREETTSTQCSSSYGGSSPDADNLVKFGASISPLVHNPSVDHSLLTDSPSFSSIRFPCHRVIEPVKSLVNWGGIENPRNIIPSENGGTFNFENNRLASTTAKEKVWQTTGKLEKDEGDCQGSLLRGRKSLDREESCLEEGRSNKKSTVDVEESVLHEMFDKVLSFGESALHTSDDDLPTEAGKKGQEYEQAKIYDKERTYYKKGIAKKEALDMRRLLIQCMQSVADNDLMTATELLKRIRLLSSPLGDASQRLAHYFANGLEARLTSSRTSEYKPFSFLSLVEADVWKAHKLCVSAFPFMGISYFVATQMIMELAEKATCLHIINLGILHGLQWPPLIRRLSERPGGPPKLRITAIDLPQIGFRPDARVKETGRRLATYCEKLKVPFEYNGFGQKWETVSVEDLRIQNEEVLVVNSLYQFHNLLDDTVMERSPRDAVLNLIRRINPDIFIHGVVNGTYNSPFFVSRFRECLFHFSSWFDMTDANVPRHNHDRIMLEREIYGKAILNIIACEGLDRVERPETYRQWEIRTLRAGFKQVPLNQEILKEVRAKIKSSYHKDFFIDKADKWMMCGWRGRALFAISSWKLA, encoded by the exons ATGGGGATACGAATCAC GAAGGTGTCCATGGATTTGCATCACTGGTCATTTTCTGGTTCCACGGACGGATGTGAGTCAAAACAGGAGTCTGTTTCAGCCTATTCAGATCCTAATTCGATTACAGGATTTCAACTTGAAGATGTGAACCGACAATATGAATACTCGAATGTTCTCCCCATTTCAGATGGTCCAGCCCCTGCAATTCACTCCACGGATTTGTCTGTGAGCTGTAGTGGAGATTCTGCAGAAAAATATGATTTCTGTGACTCTGTTCTCAAGTACATAGACCAGGTATTAATGGAAGATGACATGGAAGACAAGGCCTCCATGTTTGAGGACTCCACTCTTCATGCTGCTGAGAAATGCTTCTATGATATACTTAATGAAAGATATCCTTCCTTGCCCAATCTGGTGATGCCTCGTGAGGAAACAACTAGCACCCAATGTAGCAGCAGTTACGGTGGCAGCTCTCCTGATGCTGACAACTTGGTTAAATTTGGTGCAAGTATATCTCCACTTGTGCACAATCCTTCTGTCGACCATTCATTATTGACTGACTCACCATCATTTTCCTCTATAAGATTCCCTTGTCATAGAGTTATTGAACCCGTGAAGTCTCTTGTGAATTGGGGGGGGATCGAGAATCCGAGGAACATTATACCTAGTGAAAATGGCGgaacttttaattttgagaaCAACAGATTAGCATCAACTACAGCAAAGGAAAAGGTTTGGCAAACGACAGGCAAGCTGGAAAAGGATGAAGGGGACTGTCAGGGTAGTTTATTGAGGGGAAGAAAAAGTCTTGACCGAGAGGAGAGTTGCTTAGAAGAAGGGAGAAGTAACAAGAAGTCGACAGTAGATGTTGAGGAGTCTGTTTTACACGAGATGTTTGATAAGGTATTGTCCTTTGGCGAGTCTGCATTACACACTTCTGATGATGACCTGCCAACCGAGGCAGGCAAAAAGGGGCAAGAATATGAGCAagcaaaaatatatgataaagaAAGAACCTACTACAAGAAAGGAATTGCGAAAAAGGAAGCACTTGATATGAGGCGACTACTGATACAGTGCATGCAATCTGTGGCAGACAATGATCTGATGACAGCAACTGAACTACTGAAGCGTATAAGGTTGCTTTCATCTCCACTGGGTGATGCATCCCAGAGGTTGGCTCATTACTTTGCTAATGGTCTCGAGGCACGGTTGACCAGTTCTAGGACCTCAGAATATAAACCCTTTTCTTTCCTGAGCTTAGTGGAAGCTGACGTTTGGAAAGCTCATAAATTGTGCGTTTCAGCATTCCCTTTCATGGGGATTTCTTACTTCGTTGCAACCCAAATGATCATGGAACTGGCTGAGAAAGCTACTTGTCTTCACATTATCAATCTTGGTATTCTTCATGGCCTCCAATGGCCCCCGCTTATTCGGCGTTTATCTGAAAGACCTGGTGGACCTCCCAAGCTTCGCATAACGGCAATAGACCTTCCCCAAATTGGATTCCGACCAGATGCAAGGGTTAAGGAGACAGGACGGCGTTTAGCAACTTATTGTGAGAAGTTGAAGGTTCCATTTGAGTACAATGGCTTCGGACAAAAATGGGAAACTGTTAGTGTTGAGGATCTCAGGATTCAGAACGAGGAGGTGCTTGTTGTTAACAGTTTGTACCAGTTTCATAACTTACTTGATGACACAGTTATGGAGCGTAGTCCAAGGGATGCAGTTTTAAACTTAATCAGGAGGATTAATCCAGATATTTTCATACATGGAGTAGTTAATGGCACCTATAATTCCCCATTTTTTGTATCACGGTTCCGTGAGTGTCTCTTCCATTTCTCTTCTTGGTTTGATATGACGGATGCTAATGTGCCGCGTCATAATCATGATAGAATCATGCTTGAGAGGGAAATATATGGGAAGGCCATTTTGAATATCATAGCATGTGAAGGGTTAGATAGAGTTGAAAGGCCAGAGACATACAGGCAATGGGAGATTCGGACACTCAGGGCAGGGTTCAAGCAGGTTCCTTTGAATCAGGAGATTCTTAAGGAAGTAAGAGCTAAGATCAAATCATCGTACCACAAGGACTTTTTTATCGACAAGGCCGATAAGTGGATGATGTGTGGATGGAGAGGTCGAGCCCTCTTTGCCATCTCGTCTTGGAAGCTTGCCTAG